A section of the Amycolatopsis sp. AA4 genome encodes:
- a CDS encoding zinc ribbon domain-containing protein produces MADVVPFTDNFSDLSNAQGYQFEFRCERCGNGYRSAFQRDAMETGRSMLRAVGSFFGGTLQQLSSSADQWKYDRATNSAAKDRALTAAVEEITPRFRQCRGCSDWMCADQCWNEEIGQCLRCSPIVAEEISRAQAAAQRDQIWDKAREKNWTKELDLGTRAKLTCPDCGLKVDGGKFCTGCGSSLAPTVHCGECGKESTAGAVFCADCGHRL; encoded by the coding sequence GTGGCTGATGTCGTGCCGTTCACGGACAACTTCTCGGATCTCTCCAATGCCCAGGGCTACCAGTTCGAGTTCCGTTGCGAGCGCTGCGGAAACGGGTACCGCTCGGCATTCCAGCGGGACGCGATGGAGACCGGACGCAGCATGCTGCGCGCGGTGGGCTCCTTCTTCGGCGGGACGCTTCAGCAGCTGAGCAGCTCCGCCGACCAGTGGAAGTACGACCGAGCGACGAACTCGGCGGCGAAAGACCGCGCGCTGACCGCGGCCGTCGAGGAGATCACCCCGCGCTTCCGGCAGTGCCGCGGCTGCAGCGACTGGATGTGCGCGGACCAGTGCTGGAACGAGGAAATCGGCCAGTGCCTGCGCTGTTCGCCCATCGTGGCGGAGGAAATCTCCCGGGCACAGGCGGCGGCGCAGCGGGACCAGATCTGGGACAAGGCGCGCGAGAAGAACTGGACCAAGGAGCTGGACCTGGGCACCCGCGCGAAGCTCACCTGCCCGGACTGCGGGTTGAAGGTGGACGGCGGGAAGTTCTGCACCGGATGCGGGAGTTCACTGGCCCCGACCGTCCATTGTGGAGAGTGCGGCAAGGAGTCCACGGCGGGGGCGGTGTTCTGCGCGGATTGCGGGCACCGGCTCTGA